The genomic DNA TATGGCGTTGGTGGGATCTAGAGCGATGGCCTCCGTGTACTTCTGCAAGGCTTCGGGGAATTTGGTGGCTTTCATCAGAGCGTTGCCTTCGTTTTTGAGGCCGTCCGCTTGCAACTTGACTTCGGGGTTTACCGGCGGTTGTTGAGGTCCTAGGGAGAAGCCGGGCACTACGAAAGGTCCGGCTGTGCCGGTGGCTACGAAGGCTGCTGCCATTGCTTCGGCCGGGTTCTGAGGAGCTGCAGTCGGTGCGGGGGCTGTGAATGGGGCTGTGAATGTGGCTGTGGCAGTGGTTCGAGTGATCGGAGTGGCCGCAGCGGGGGTGGAGGCGTTGTGGGCGCGGTACAGGTCGAGCAGTTCGGGTCCTGGAGGATGGTCCTGGTGAGAGTTGGGCAGGGCGTAGGCCGTCTCCAGGCATTGGGCCGCCACCTCCAGCCCCTCGGAAGCGTCCGGGTTGAGGTTGGCGGAGGCAGCTGGAGACCGCAAGAAGCGCACCACGCTGGCGACCACGGCTCGCGGATTCACCTCACGAAGCTCCATGTCTCCGCTGAAAGCTGTCGTCACCCGCTGCCTGTCAGACGACAGGAACGTACGATCAGGTACGAGCCTTGTGCAAAGCAAAGACGTACGAAGCggcccacacacacacacacactctctCTCTAAACCCGACACTCGGCCGACTGTCACGCGTCTGCCAACGTGACGATGCCGAACGTGCACGTGTCCCCGCCACTTCAAATTCGCCAAATCTCACTATCCCTCAGCTTAAATGGACTGCAATGCAATCATAAcgatatttattaatttccCCGCATAAAAACCAAAAGTTGATTCACCAAAATGCGAGATATCGTTGAATCGCTTCGAAAATTACCCCGCTAATTCGAAATCAATTTGAACTTCGATCGGCCCCTGATGCGTAAATTCGGCGTATCACTCGTATGACGTGTATGGTGTAAGGctggccgcgcactaggcagccaggcTGCCGCAGCCAAAATATTGAGCAGCCAGAGTCGACGGCCAGTAGTCACCTTTCCGTCAAGCGTAGAAGAAATAATTCTTTACCTCTTGTTTCGTAAGAAACGCAAAGCAAAGAGAAGATTTTGgattcattcattcaaacaaACAGCGTTTCCAGAATTGAATGGAGAAAGATGGATTGAGATAGCAaatggtttcaataaaaatgcaaattttcccaATTGCATTGGTGCCATCGATGGTATGTATCGATATATGTAAGATTAATAAAACCAAGCTTTCCTCACACTTTGTATTTGTGATTTCCTACCATCTTCGTCTTTTCACATCTCGATCACTATATTCTTCTGAAGACATATCCCATATTGCCTTACGATTtaatccgttacagataatccttgaaaggttacacagtctctgggattctattcgctatcCGCGGCGTAAAACTTCTGGCTGCTACGTCAAGTGCGCGGAGACTGAAGGCAGCCACATACATTCTACCTTGCAGGCTCTGGCTGCGGGGAGCCAGCTGGCTGCCGTGCAATCGTACGCGATCTATTGGCTGCCGCAGCCAGGAATTcttggctgcctagtgcgcgggcTCCAATGAGCCACCGTATGTTAgcctggctgcctagtgcgcggccagTCTAACTTGCCTCCGATTCAAAATTCCTAGATGCATCTAGAACTTTCGGCTCATCGGTATTGGAAAATTTACGCTGCACACCAGTAGCTTCCAGACGGTTCGGTGACTATTGGATTATTATTCACATTGCGATGGTCACAGACAATTTTTGATATGAAAAtgtggaatatttggcactcgagttttcgttggtatgatggacttttcggctgccagatgttgcgttatagagattttagtgacttttgggcgagcgctttgtgaccaatgatcaccgaactgattacactgagcaacaaaaaaaaaaataccagagcggagactagccaatttttactaagtttaacccgctgaattcgaatatgatattgatttttgttggtgggcgatcgtttacgagatatgagcgtttaaaaaaatccgcgatttttacagttttttggcttttgcggtctttagctcaaaatttaggattgttacgctcaaactgagtattgtaatcaatagtcagctaattcgctagacaattaattagaagtattttaaagcaataaaatataacaaaaggaaaaatatctaatactcactttgagcgtaacaatcctaaattttgagttaaagaccgcaaaagccaaaaaactgtaaaaatcgcggatttttttaaacgctcatatctcgtaaacgatcacccaccaacaaaaatcaatatcatattcgaattcagtgcgtcaaacttagtaaagattggctagactccgctctggtaactcaaaaacgtgattttttgttgctcagtgttattgtcCACAAAACGCTCGCCCAAAACTCAATAAattctctataacggaacatctggcagccgaaaagtccatcatactaacgagaattcgggtgacaaatattccgtattcgcgattttcatggcaaaaattgtcttttgggtgattgcaatgtgcgtaataattcAATTACCCTTCCAGACTTATTGCTACTAGGTTCCcctttgaaaaaaatcttatcttGTTGCCTCCCTCCCCCTATACTTTTCTCTTTATTGCATAAATTAACACAAACACATTTTCAAATGACAAAAATGTGTTGATACCAGGGCTATAAAGTTGTGGAATAggagcatttcaaaatcaattcgGAGTCGGAAACAATCAACCGACTTTTAAAactcttttttaatattttctataattaatagtattacagtATGCGTCAACTAGTCTCCAGTTTTATTCAAGTAAATCCACTAGTAATTTGAATAACATTCCAATAGAATCAacgaattgcacgtattttgatgtgctaTGACAAAATACCGACTTTTTTCTCCAtcttatactttttattttattaaattaatttgttcgtgtacgaaattcatacacatacattatggttgtacttgtattttatttatatgtacttattttattactaactagttgttttacccggcttcgctcagtatttgtaatataaacagcttaaacgtggcgaatctcatagtaaatattcatttgttgtttatttaaatcgaaaaaaatataacattcaaCCAATTGGATTGTCGTTATAGAAACTTAGTTAATCAAGCCGATCTTACAAAGTTGGAGTCGAATGATAATAATGTCGGAGTCAGTAAATTTTGACTACTATGCTGCACGGGCCGTTTAGATTTAAGGGCCCAAAAGGTTTTCAAATACAAAAgcaaacatagaagaggcttataaaaatactagacattcttcaaatataaatgtttaaaggcatcttaaaattattcatatgactaatataaaattttatgctcCAAATTTGATACGCAACACATTGCATGTCGAATTTTCACCCATCTGTTCTCTTTCTCACGACATTCAATAGTTTTCCGTAATGatacagtaataataattgtctacAATTATCtatataaacgatattaaaataaaatgtctttgaaatatataaatgcatACTTTGCGACGTTGAAGGCGAGGAAAAAGAGCATTTAAATTATATGAGTCAAttaccaatttaattttaataacaaaaatattaaaagggGCCTTTTTGTAACATTTGCATGCAGGCCCAATTTTCCAAGTTACGCCACtggactccacagccctgattatattactaattattattataaaaatataaatattatagacaACAATAAAATTGTTCTTCCAACTTATCAGCAAACAGTATTTTTTGCCGAacattatttttagtatatcAATAGCTGCTGGCAAAACTTATATCTCTGTTTGGAAATCGTTTTAAATCTCCAAAATTATAACATTGCGCAAAATTGTACACATAAGATTGTTCTGTAAATCAGCTAGAGTATACGCTGTTTCATATTACATTTACTGTAAATCTAATACGAAACATGACTTTTTTCTATCATAAAACGCGGTCTAGCAAATTTTTCTCGGTATGTTGAATGCGGGTTTTCGCAAATGAAACCAATTATTACCCTAATAAGAGCTTCATTGAAAACTTTAACAGTTCCACCACTTTTGTTAATCAAACTCGTTAAGACAACTTTTCTATTCTTCAATACATACGTTGATTGGTGGGTACTTAAAAAAGACATTAAGCCATAGACACTGACACTAAGAAAAGGAATCGAGACGATTTGCCAGACAAGAATTGGACAAAACTTCAGAAATCACTAAAACTActattcaaatatgaatataattttttagtcAAGAAATGAGTCCCGGCaccttttttattaaaaaaaaaagttttgcaTTTACTAATAGCTGtatgtcttttttttataacagcTTTAATTCAATTCACTGAAATAGCCACAATATcaaatttctaaaaattctaacaaatactttaaccacttaatcgccacacGTTTGTAGAAACCAATTAGATTATTGTATTATACGTctttagtgccaacccttgacactacctcttgaatatatcacaaactaaaaaaaaatattgaattttttcaatttattaatatcacaggatatttttgggtgaccgtgaaaaagtcgaaaatgttcgtttaaccatgcatacatatgaaaaacggttagtatatatatcagtggcgtgcggtaaaactctctctccccccgtcgtacatcctcacttaatttgcgcgagcaggatacaacaggaacaggattttcctcccgtatcctgcgcgcgcacattaaacaaggctgtatgacaaaaatagataatttcaccgcatgccactgatatatattatatatatacagtaccatttaccatgcacccttattttttgatctttcgattttcgatcttggCCTtccgaccttttcactttcggtgtcgtgaggtagacccgatatttttatatgtcactgtgaagaaaccaaaattaatttcgagtcataaCCGTAAATACGAAGGAGTGCGCTtgtggcgatgaagtggttaaaaTTTACACAACAGTCAAATGCaagataaaaaacaaatatttgcaCTTGAGAAATTAACTTCTGTAGAAAACgacaaaatttcatattatatttattgattataGTCTTGTTTACATTTTACCTTAAATTAACAAAGTAATTACTATAATTAACAAGTcatatgtgtttatttattttttattatcatgatTATTTAGTTCcacaaaataaatagttttcaaTAAACGACCGAAAGTgcataaaaaaacatatctaaAACAATTTCATCATCCAATCTTCGCATTAATAATCTTCGtggaattaaaaatagtttcacCCACCATACTTCTACATAGAAACCATTCTTACAACcgtcaaattaataaattagttTTGATTCGCGGGAGGCTTTGACCAATCGACACTGAGAATCAAATGATCGTATCCGTGACCGTTCAACGCTTGAATAGCCTTAGCAGCGTCGTTACGAAACTTGAAATGAACGTATGCAAATCCTTTACATTGACCGGTGCtctgaaaaaatacaaattaaaataattaaacccAATTGAAACAACACTAAATGAATCGCAAGTCATGAGAAAACGACCAACTTTTTCCTTTGCCAAATATAATTTCTGAACCGGTCCAAACAATTTCACAAGGTCTTCAAGATCAGCTTCCACGGTAGAATCGGACAGATTGGAGATACGAATGGCTGTAGTGTCATCACGGCGCAGAGCGTTCATGCTCGGCAGATCACGACGAGCACCTTCACGCAGAGACGGTGCAACGTATTTAGCGCCGCTGCTGATTGGACCCATCGAGCTTTTAGCTTCAGAGCCCAAACTCGTCATACCTAAACACAATGGAATGCAATTATTATCTCTACCAAATTCAACTGAACTCAAAACGAATTTAATCGAAACTTACTTATATCCGGTTTGGCAGATGACAAATGCTTGAACGGACAACTGACGGTCCAATGGTCTCCTTGACAAGTACGGCACTTGAAGATTGTATTGTTGGGGTTGGCTTTCAATGCTTCGAGTTCGCTTTCTTCGGGCCTGGTGCTCTCTTCGCGAGACGTAATATATTGCAAATATACATCCTCGCCGACCAATGTCGTCGCCGGATTTGGGCCAGGTTTGTCGTTAGAGGAATCACCAAATTTGGGAATATTTTTACGAGAAGCTATTGACTGAAATCGAATGAAtgcaaattaataatcacatagGAAAATATGAAAATGGTGAACAGACGCTTCAAGTATCGACGAATACCTTGGATACAGTTCTCTTTTCTATTTTGTATGTGCGAACAACTTTAACTTTCTTATCGAATTCGTTTAGTTTGTATTCTGTTACTATTTTCAGATCGTTATCTCTGACCTCCGTTGATGGAGGCAGAACGATCTGATCGGCTTCCATTTCGTCCGCCCATGATGACTTAACTTCATCAACCCCCGGCatctgaaaataatatatatacatatattatttactttgatatacataggtattatatttctatagattacatatacaaaaatgaacaccttttaaatatgcaaaattCAAATCCGGATGGTACAAATTATGAATATGGATTTTTTTAACCAACCCTGGTTTTCCCAAATAActtaatgtaatttttgttgTCGAAAGAAGTGTCCTAATTCAGTATGCGTTTCTATTTTGTAACGCTTTTCTATATTATTCCGATATTGTATACGATTTATAATTTacaagctgaacccggcatgcgttgcaatgccacaaaaacgcatgcaattcccgtttctcgatgtgtttcgataactgaatgtttcagtttcaaattaaattacagtaatgataatttatcggaaaaacgcaggtggcgaacacatttgaaattattcaattttacactaacaacgcaggtggcgacgcgaacacattttaaattattgcgttgcaatgccactcattcccgtttgtGGGCGATTCTTTTTTAAAGAAACCATCACAGGCATGCACACAATCTCaagtaagtttcatcgcaatcggttgaatggtataggaacgcatacatgacagacagacaaacattgatttttatatatatatatatatatagatttaactTCGATTTCGAGCGCTCACCGAAGGactttttgtgtattatttttttgtgtaatatACCATGTCAAGGGTGAATGGTATGttacattgaaatttttttaaaagccgGCGGGCCAAGAGTCCTTTCTAAGTTTGTATCTTAAAACAAATAGCGTGATTGGAGAGATATAGGTACGGCGCGGCTTGGTTACCAACTACCAAATTTATGAAGAATGGCTTGATGTTCATAGCATGCACGAAACATCTACGGGAGAAGAAATTTTTAAGTATGCAGCAGAAAAACTAGAATTGGAGAAAATTAAAGTGTATCACCGgggccggctcaaaggtgcTGCAAACTAGGCACTTGCCTAGGGCGCCATAGACAAGGGGCGCTGCGAGGaaaaataatttggctttctttgaacttattacattctatattcaacttaatttttctactcaactttaaaatattataatttacgaggaacgcaggaagttgactgtcaaatatcaacgattcacaaataaaacttgtaaaacagcaaactgtcgtcggtacaaatggtaatttggaataatattttatataaaataccgcttaaacatttgtatgtacatacaaatatacatatagccagcagcatagctcggtcgttaagcttctgcttagcgtcgtgaggtgccgggttcgatcccagggccagGCCTcaagtgaaaatgaatttttcagagtatgctattggtcagacctggatttgtgactccaggttgatcgtttcctatcagagtttgccaattttctctgatttcattgctgaaacggttcccggaaaaaattggctaaaatccttcctatatacaatatgtcactgataatttgtgattgattaatgtgcaataaataagtttgtgtacaatttgatagatgtctcattgatttgcgagtttttcagtgtctcgtaattcagtgacttatataatgaataaaaaaaaatgctgcagtatgtaattaataaaattaaaataaaatatatatcatagatggatttacttcacgaaattaaatatcttaactaatcatattcgaaatttatgaaattctttaattcattgttgaatataaattaatgtcttcattaccgaattCGGGTCAAATTTGGCCCCCGGACGAAAAAATCTAGCCTTCATATTTAATCGaacctttatatttatttcaacataTACTCTATTttggaaatatacatttttttaatatgaatcaattacacaacaaaatatttttttactttttcaacTATTTCTGGACATTACCCTTAATTCTCTGGATGAACGATTCACGCTTCTGGAAACCCACAGCAAAATTGTTCAGTTTTTAAAACCCAACTATATATAGATGACAAAAAGCTGGACAATTAATGTACCAGTCTACAATCAATATTTCCCGTCGAAAACGAATCGgatataaattcaaatgattTTCAAGAAGAATTACGCGATGTATCCCGAATGCTACAATATTCCAAGAAACCATTGgatgttttaaattatgtaaattatgaGGAGATGCATAGCTCGACTGTATTCAAATTCATGTAAACGCCTTTCCAaccgtattaaaaaaatatttgacacaTCTCTTTTAGATTTGCGATAAATCCTCGATATTTGCCAACCACTAAAGCAGCCCCATCTAGTATATTTTCCGAAATGAAAacgtatattcaattttatgacAAAAAACATTTACGcttttctttcgatattatttaaatataaaaattatataattttattttcactgCCTCCTCTAGAGCTCGTTATGCTTCCCCAAAAGTAGAATTTTGGTTTGTGTCTCCCTTGAGGGTCTGGGCCATGTGGAAccaggttgagaaacgctgctctagatcaatgtatatatttaaggaaatatttcccaaacttgaatgaggatgaaaggaaaAATTGGATAAtaacaccatttgccaagtccttaaaatatgatcatattacgtggacagctcaagaagagttgatcgatatcaaGAGCAaataatttgcttgaagtggaattaaataaaaaaaagtatttcaaaattttggttaaggcgacagcaagaatatcctgctattggaaaagaagccctggtaactcttacctatgcgaaacagcattttcgtcattacttacatgtattaaaaaattcgggtgtgaccaacccttgactttatctatgtatttgaggaatataagaaggttacaaaacaaaattcgatattgaactaataactatgatagcgatacaaattgagcgcaaatatatgcaaatacttgcacaggacaaaatttctacttccggttggcggattttgttcaaattttttaattatttaaaatcagtataattattatacacatttaatatcaagaggataaaaataatttaaaaggtcaaaataaaataatgaaatattgttttaaaaaaaaatactacttccggtttacgaattcagaccaaaacgttaccaaatctaagttagtacataaacaacacaaatataaattttcagcttaatacgttcaggggcgtggacaggatccaggcgacaacatttttgacctttctaataggagaaaattccacttccggttcattaaatttgatagttttattttttatttttacttaaaatcactatctttattatacacaataaatatcaagacgcttaaaataatttaaaaggtcaaaataaaataatgaaatattgtttttaaaaaaaatactacttccagtttacgaattctgaccaaaacgttaccaa from Arctopsyche grandis isolate Sample6627 chromosome 1, ASM5162203v2, whole genome shotgun sequence includes the following:
- the eIF3g1 gene encoding eukaryotic translation initiation factor 3 subunit g1, which produces MPGVDEVKSSWADEMEADQIVLPPSTEVRDNDLKIVTEYKLNEFDKKVKVVRTYKIEKRTVSKSIASRKNIPKFGDSSNDKPGPNPATTLVGEDVYLQYITSREESTRPEESELEALKANPNNTIFKCRTCQGDHWTVSCPFKHLSSAKPDISMTSLGSEAKSSMGPISSGAKYVAPSLREGARRDLPSMNALRRDDTTAIRISNLSDSTVEADLEDLVKLFGPVQKLYLAKEKSTGQCKGFAYVHFKFRNDAAKAIQALNGHGYDHLILSVDWSKPPANQN